In Phaseolus vulgaris cultivar G19833 chromosome 7, P. vulgaris v2.0, whole genome shotgun sequence, the genomic stretch agaaccgattgtttctacgaaacaaccgattgtttttctggtactacagcttttgcttgctgttttggctaactgaattgctgaatcaattggttcctgagataaattcattctagttttgaaaagtttgcgaaaaccctctttaaacaattcaccccccctctagtttaaagccatcttttttaacaagtacATGTCCTTAGAGAACAAAATGcctgagctgacttgctagcaaagATCGTCAGTTCAGGAAAGGGGGCAGACAGTCATACAGGAGACCCTGAGGACACCTCGAACCACCACAGGTAGCACAGTAGAAGCCCATCAAATAAGAACCTCGGAAGGCGTTAAGAGGAGTCACCAGTCATTGACTCAAGAAACGTTGAAAACGCCCAGaataagtgatggaggagggccaagcacacctcacCACGGAAGCCAAAACCCAAAactagaccgtgatgagcgtctagactcaagaagGGAGCATCTAGGACATGATGAgggaaggctacacatggagcgtttaggaggagacctagaccgtctaggccctattacaaggtcaatggctaagcacattcacgcccaaATGGATGCaaccacggatggaagagagaaggccttatacatgttacatggaggcccgttaggggtggcttagtaattagtgtagtgttagaaagcacaaacttgtcttatatgtgatttaccctagattttgtgcatattcTAGAACCTTAGCACACATGACCGGCCATGTGGTCCATGTGTCCTctcatttgcatttcattttgctcacatttcatgtgtaattagcttagcttttacggcccattagcctataaaagggaaggccatctcttgtgttttggctcatgtatttgcaagattaatgagagtaaagttatgctgccaacattgtgccatgctttgcttctacctagtttctaggctctaatcttcatcttcctcacttaccatagggctggccgaacctccctacttccatacatatcatgcaccttcaagatcaccatagctcctaggaggatcttgcacatttacaaccatggcttccgcaccatttttcacatgattctaagaagagctccataaatttgccatcattttcatgagcataggttcttcaaagatgagtagttcttggtcttttcattttgaattcttctttatttcatgttgttcatcttggttctataattgtcttgcttttttttaatttttactttgatttggtgtgctatttggaagatccaaccggtgcactttgttcaattgatcttgaacaatccttgtacaatttgtgataggattccatataccttgagttgctgttttttattttaggtatttgagtctttattgcacttttatttggttcattttttgctctttgagtcttttaattactgaatccatatatgttttgtcaagtcatgttcatccacaatgtcatcaactcatagtagtcctttgtttgacttgattgtttcttgattttgggtaattTTGCTTGATTTGAAACTGCTGTgaggtgccttttatttttagtttgatttcatatttgtgtttagatcttacacaaattcttttttcatcatttccattgtgtttatattttgctctattgctgtttttgtttccagtttttccagaatcccctgttttacattctctgtgctggctgttttgtttcagaaaattattttcactcataggaaatttttgattctctggaatatgcaagattAGGCTGTTacaggaaagaaaaaaaaaagaatcagctcaaaagagtcaatagaaaaaaaatgataaatattttggctacagttggcgtaactaaacactgaaattgaaaaatttattaaaaaaaaatggctcatgcgtttggagtgattccaacgccagattttagttaagatcttgaatctTTTGCATATCAATTTTCAGAGGCAAATTCTAAAAGGgaagctcagcataaattggggtaAAAAACACGtcctctggcccacaacaattttccagtggtgctgttttttttattttgaaatctattctagtgttattcttaggattcattttgtgtgcctacctttatttgagtacctttatttgcttgtctaatatttttttggacctctttctagttgtcacaatctaactccatttgtgtggtactgttttcttcaattaaattgtttcttgcttttattctttggcctctaaatttggtgctggaatttagtctcttttggtgcttatttgagtggaaatttgacttggttaaggtctagtcttcttgataggtgctggaattggagaattaagtccttaattctaaggggaaacaaaggcaaaggcagaatcaaacacttctcaaaacaccacaaacacttggagggcccaacaagaaaagacaaccaaggaagtgccaatagcaaaaagaggatcaacaaagggagttttcttaatttctttgcaacttaatttgtgttaattacttctttaattatgtgattagacggtgagtgtgtcttcaagggctccaagtgtccaagaagcctcacctagggccgactagtgtagagttttaattagcaattgttaattgtttttaattacattacTTGCTTAATTAGTTACGCTTTGCATGTGTGGTTgccttgtttaagctttgttattTCGTCTagcttggttaattagttagcttgcattgttttcttgcattaaaatctgatttctcaacttcattgtgttctaagtagtttactaagagaaagctttgtgtgaaggcattgagggatagtttttggctaaggcaaaggcttggtacttaagtagtcctttgtgactcacctcccttacctggaaaactaccttctttgactttcctaaattttctcaaggtaaaatacttgtaaacacaaaactttagccatgtcttcttctcctcactctccaaagtctattgaaagtgaagtaaaatctattaaaactcttttgaaagaagtttcacaagctgtgcaaatgatttcttttagacaattggagaatgagactaaaattaatgagttggctaaagctcaagaagagaaatcacaaaaatcacaaaaatcaaagaaatctcatactcatgcatctaggagtaatgagtctctaggggagggaagccttagaatcaatgactattaccaaccaccccctagaagaaataggcaaagggaacaagaggggccaagggaggttagagtagatctacctcacttccatggaaaagaaaatgtagaaatctacctagattgggagatgaaagtagaacaactctttgcttgccatagggtgagtgaggAACGAAAGGTACCCCTAGCcgcccttagtttccaagggaacgccatgtattggtggacctctctcgaaagagaaagacgtcttcatagggaacctcccattgcatattggaatgaccttaggggagccctaagacatCGCCACATActttcctactaccatagggagttgatggacaagctccaaagactccaacaaaagaacatgagtgtggaagagtataggcaaaaaatggagctctacatgatgagagcatccattagggaagaggaggacaccaccattgctaggttccttagtggcctatcacttgagataagagatagggtagaactcctaccttaccaagacttgaatgacttggttcaactttgcattaaagttgaacaaaaaatcttgcgcaaaacttcaagtcaaagggtgagttcctactctagcttttatcccaagaaagagtttagaagggagggtagtacatcaaaagaaaaaccaaaagaacctaccaaacccttaaccaaagaaacctcaaccccacccatccgagctagagatgttaagtgtttcaagtgctatggtagagggcatgtgcaagcacaatgcccaaaccaaaggactttgtttcttaagggtgtagatgaatacactagtggcaaggatgagcctagtgagagagaggaagggggagaggatgagagggtagctccactagagggagaatttcttatgattaggagaaccctcaacaatcaccctagcacatccatggaaacacaaagagagaacatatttcatacaagatgcaatgttttagaaaacatatgttccctcattgtggatagtggatctagttgtaattgttgtagtgctagaatggtggaaaagcttaatctacaaatagttcctcacccaaaaccttacaaacttcaatggcttaatgaaaatggggaactaagtgtagacaagcaagtggaaatcaagttttccatagggaactacaaagacaaagttttatgtgatgcagtgcctatggaagcttgccacatcttattagggagaccatggcaatttgacaagaaaaccttgcatgatggtctcactaacgagatttccttcacccacaaacataagaaatttgtacttagtcctttaccacattctcaagtggtgaaaaaccaaatacaaatgaaacataagagggaagaggaaaacaaaaagaaaagagcgctagaaaaagagaaaatccttagggataggaaggcgtgggagaaaagtgttccttcccacaaggttgctcaacaagaaaagccttttgaaaacgtttttgaaaatttgtttcttgttgaacaaccaagccttgtcttttgtaaaggagcacttacatgcactgccacaagtagtgaactcatgAATCTACCTCCTCCAatagaaaaacttttaagtgaatttgaagatatattctctaatgaggagcccattggactccctcccattagaggtatagaacatcaaattgacttcattccgggggcaagcctaccaaataggcctgcttatagaacaaaccccgaggaaaccaaggagatagaatcacaagttcaagacttgttggagaagggttgggttcaaaagagcctaagcccttgtgttgtacctgtcttgttggtgcccaaaaaggatggaaaatggcgcatgtgttgtgattgtcgagcaatcaacaacatcaccatcaagtataggcatccaatcccaaggcttgatgatatgcttgatgaattacatgggtcaaccatattctccaaaattgaccttaaaagtggatatcaccaaattcgaatcaaagaaggtgatgagtggaaaaccgcttttaagaccaaatttggattatatgtgtggttggtgatgccctttgggctcactaatgccccaagtacattcatgaggcttatgaatcacaccttgagagattgcataggtaaatatttagtagtttattttgatgatatcctagtgtatagtaaaaccctagaagaccatctaagtcaccttagggaagttcttctagtgcttaggaaaaatagtctttttgccaatagggataagtgtaccttttgtgtagatagtgtagttttcttaggtttcattGTCAacaaaagggggtgcatgtagaccccgagaaaatcaaagccatccgagagtggcccactccacaaaatgtaagtgatgtaagaagttttcatgggttagctagcttctatagaaggtttgtgcctaatttttctagtctagcttctcctttgaatgaacttgttaaaaaagatgttgcattttgttggaatgaaaagcatgagcaagccttccaaaggctaaaagctcaactcaccaatgcaccaattctctctcttccaaatttttccaaaacttttgagatagaatgtgatgcatcgggggtaggcataggtgtggtattgttgcaaggtggacaccccattgcatattttagtgaaaaactccatggtgccaccctcaactctcccacctatgacaaagagctctatgcacttgtgcgagccctaaagacttgggaacactatcttgtgtccaaagaatttgtcatccatagtgatcacgagtctttaaaatatttaaagggccaacacaagctcaacaagagacatgctaaatggatggaatttcttgaacaatttccttatgtaatcaaatacaagaaaggaagcaccaatatagtggtcgatgctctttcaaggcggcatacactcttttcaaaattgggtgtccaaattcttggatttgatcacataagagagttttatcaagaagatcaagaactctcatccatctatgcccaatgtcaacatagagcgcaaggaggttactatgtgtccgagagatatctttttaaagaaggaaaactttgcattccccaaggcacacataggaaactccttgtcaaggaatcacatgaggggggactcatgggccattttggagttgataagactctagaccttttaaaagcaaaattttgttggccacacatgaggaaagacgtccaaagacattgttctagatgcatatcatgtttaaaagcaaagtctagaacaatgcctcatggactctacacccctttgccgattgcaaatgctccttgggaagacattagcatggctttcattttaggacttcctaggactgcaagaggccatgactctatctttgtggtagtggaccgttttagcaaaatgtcccattttattccttgccacaaggtagatgatgctcaaaatatttctagactcttctttagagaagtggtgagacttcatggtctccctagaagtatagtatccgatagagatcccaagtttataagccacttttggaaaactctttggggcaaacttggaacaagactacaattttcaacttcttgtcatcctcaaacggatggccaaaccgaagtagtcaatagatctcttgggactatgcttagggctatcatgaagggcaaccataaatcttgggatgagtatcttccccacattgagtttgcttacaatcgagtagttcacaagactactaatgcttctcctttgaaaatagtatatggttttaatcctctcacacccatggatttgttgcctcttcctaatccacaagaatttgtgcataaggaaggagtaatcaaagccgactttgtgaagaaaatgcatgagaagattaaactccaaatacaacaacaaaatgagaagtacacaaaatacaacaataaagggaagaaggaaataatttttgaggaaggagacttagtttggcttcaccttcgcaaagatagatttccaactcaaaggaagtccaaactaagtccccgaggtgatggaccctttcaagttctcaagcgagtcaataacaatgcatataaattggacctacctcttgaatatggagtacatggcacttttaatgtaattgatctttctccatttgtaggtaccaatgatgatgacgagctggatttgaggacaaatcctttccaagggggaggggatgatggaggagggccaagcacacctcacCACGGAAGCCAAAACCCAAAactagaccgtgatgagcgtctagactcaagaagGGAGCATCTAGGACATGATGAgggaaggctacacatggagcgtttaggaggagacctagaccgtctaggccctattacaaggtcaatggctaagcacattcacgcccaaatggatgcagccacggatggaagagagaaggccttatacatgttacatggaggcccattaggggtggcttagtaattagtgtagtgttagaaagcacaaacttgtcttatatgtgatttaccctagattttgtgcatattcTAGAACCTTAGCACACATGACCGGCCATGTGGTCCATGTGCCATGTGTCCTCTCATTGCATTTCATTTTCctcacatttcatgtgtaattagcttagcttttacggtccattagcctataaaagggaaggccttctcttgtactttggaagattaatgagagtaaagttatgctgccaacattgtgccatgctttgcttctacctagtttctaggctctaatcttcatcttcctcacttaccatagggctggccgaacctccctacttccatacatatcatgcaccttcaagatcaccgtagctcctaggaggatctttcACATTTACaaccatggcttccgcaccatttttcacatgattctaagaagagctccatgaattttcCATCAATAAGCGCGTACACATTCCCAAGGGAACAGTCGTTGCATGTTTGCCTAATTGAAGAAGGtgaaacctggatgacaccctaaTGTGAGTTGAATCAAGCATAGGCACTTTTCAGAATATGGAAACAACAATATATGTGAAGAATTATGACACCAAGGAATATTCTCCACTAGAAATATTAGCCATTATAACAAAGAAACAAACAacacaaagagaaaacaattaaagaaaacttgttagtcaataaaatacaaaaaaacttgCGACAATAGGCAAGAAATatactcaaaccactccaagaaaatatttcatTCCTTAACCAAGTCTCCTTGTGGATTGGATtagcttcaagtgaaagatGCCAAAGCAAACTACACTTACTCAGAGAacaaatcaccacaaaacttgaggaaacaagaaaagacaagcaagaaaaaggtgtaaCAAGAAATAGCTAAAccaaaaaagaataaaagatatgacaaaacttggaaagaatatgaaatgaaaaagacaagcaagaaaataaggaactcaatgaaaagATAGCACACAAAGGAAACCTAAAGAATagtactagaatagatgaagaaaaaccAAAATACAGTACTACTGGAATTTGTGTAAAAACTGTGCGTGACTTGAAAAAATTATCTAGAACGAGATAATGCAAACTGGAagttgaaatttaaaccactgaaaattcaagatcttatctcaaaaTAGGCACTAGAATCACACAAAAACAGTgtgccaattaattgtgataaagtttttaaaatcactgccactCATTGTTTTTCCAGAGTCATATTTTTGCACTCTGTACGTATttgatttatgattttttttttgtattttgaattttggtacactattttttccattttttttataacaccTCAAACTACTCAAATCCAGAGTTTCAGAAATTTTTTCCAACAGAATTAAATTTCATAAGGAATTTCAGTCAGCACAAAAATctgaaaaacaaagaaaacctATGCTGGaattaaaaaacagaattaagagacttcaaagacacaatagaagtgatgtatatgaacttgtatagatctaatacACAAGCCTCAACTcaaagctaaaaataaaatgcaccaaaggatcaaaaacagAAATAGAAAACTGCACTCAAGTAACCAAAAATTagcaagaaaagtactacatagaagtgatgacattataggagaaacatgacattgacaaaacatatatggatttaaaaaacaaaatgactcaaacacaatGAATTTGTAACAATTACAACAACAAGAAAGACTCAATTAAAGCAAAAACAAAATAGCTAActcaaaaaaacaaaattaaagtgtcaatcaactcaaaagaaaatttgcacacaaccatagctctagataccacatgatgtgaattaAATCAAGCATAGGCACTTTTCAGAATATGGAAAAACAATACATGTGAAGAATGATGACAATTAGGAGTTataataaaagacaaacaaatcGGTACAAGTAAAGGAACTTAAGGAAACATCATTGGAGAACAAAGTCTTCCAAAAGATGAACCAAACTCAAGATTGAGTGCCATTCCACATTGAACCGAAACAACACAAGGAAATGAAACACAAATACCGAATCAAACTAAGCTACAAGTGTAGAATTGAAAAGGAAGACACAAAAGGAATAAGAACAAGCGAATGAAATGAAGAACACAACATAAGAACacaaactaccgattgaaattacAAAGACATGACtaggaaatggaaatggagatgGAATGAGAAAGAATTATGTGGATATCATCCATGGAAgggatgaacacgccacttggagatgaatgttccaagataagtgtaggaattgccgccacttggaGCCCCCAATCACTCACAAGTTGAGAcaaggagaaggagaacaagtctctcacaattctctctcaattttaGTAGAGTAACCTTTCTTAAaattccaattctgaatttacaAGAGCATGGCACATCCTTTTATAGTAGAAGAGGGTTGAAAATGAAAAGGCAAAATTCAAACCAAGACTattcaaattcggcgccaacttcAAGTTACATGAGAAGTGTGACTTGCTTTCCtattttggcacctcctaaaactacatCTACACCTACtctttatgtcacatggaaggtgtgattTGTTTTGTACATTAGCACCCCTTTTTTTAATATCTACACCTTCCCTTAAAGTTCTACTAAAAACTacacaaaagtaattacaaaaagaatCATCAAATGATGCTCATCTCCCAAAGCTTTAGCCTTGCTCCTAGTAACCCTTTGAGGCATGAAAGATGTTAAGCTCATAGGttggcttgggcttcttgggcatGGGCCTCAGACACCTCCTCTACTTGGTTTTCATCACACCCTACAGACGCTACTTGACTGACGGGACACTCCCGCTAGAGCCCAAAGAGGCCGGAGTAGTCAAGAAGAATTTGAGCAGGTATACCCTTGTGGATGGGAATTTGTTCAGAGATGGGTATACCCACCCTATCCTGGCCTGCGTAAGTGGTGAGCAATGCATGCGCATCATGACAGAGCTCCACGAAAggatatgtgggagtcacattgGCGGTCGAGCTCTTTCGTTAAAGGCCTTTCCcgcaggatactactggccaaccatgagggaagattgtACAAGGTATGCACAACAATGCAAGCAGTTCCAGCGacatgctgactggcacaaTGCGACCCCAGAGGAGTTACGATCGAAACAGAACCCATggtcgtttcatacttgggggatcAACATTCTGGGGCCATTCCCTTTAGAAGTGCAacagatgaagtaccttgtgGTTGCCATTGAGTAATTTACAAATTGGATAGAGGCCGAGCCAGTTGCACAAATCACGACCCATAAGATCcagcactttgtgtggaagaacatagtatgCCATTTTGGAATCCCAAAATGCTTGGTGTCcgataatggcacccagtttgcaagccaacagttgggcaagTTGTGCACAGAGCTTGGGATaaagcaagtgtttgcatcatTCAAGCACCCCCAGTCGAATGGACAGGTCGAATCTGCGAACCGAGTTCTGCTCATGGGTCTGAAGAAAAAACTAGAAAAAGCCAAGGTAACTTGGGCAAaagaagttcctagaattgtgtgggcctaccacaccacTCCACAGTCCACCACCaaggaaacaccctttagtttGGTATATAGTTCGAACACGATGATTCCTGTAGAAATTCAAGAGAGCTCACCAtgtttccagaacttcgtggctgaagaatccaacgaagaaagaaaggtgaacctaTATCTACTAGATGAAGCCAGGGAGGAGGTTCGCATCAAGGttgaagccttgaagagaaaggtggagtacaagtacaactccaagttgAAACCTCGGCAGTTCTAAGTCACCGACTTGATAATGCGAAAAGCCCACCCCTGccagctagagaacaagttatctcccaagtggactggttcATACCGTGTGACAGAGGCGCTTGGAAACAAGCGTACAAGCTCGAGACCGTAGAAGGTGGGACGATTCCTCGAACTTGGAACGGagcaaatttaaatttttatttcagttaattaTTGTATTGTACACAActtaggggacactctttttcccttatcagggttttttaacgaggtcacccaataatatttcagttaaagatatattttcGCAAATGTATGGTACAGTGAAGTAAAgtgtgttgatcaagagtgatcaagtgctt encodes the following:
- the LOC137829149 gene encoding uncharacterized protein: MGLKKKLEKAKVTWAKEVPRIVWAYHTTPQSTTKETPFSLVYSSNTMIPVEIQESSPCFQNFVAEESNEERKVNLYLLDEAREEVRIKVEALKRKVEYKYNSKLKPRQF